GACCAGAGTGGATGGATGTGCGTCATCGACTGCCCCCAGTAGGCCATGGCGCAGTCCGGCTCCTGCATAGCAACGGCCTCGAACGTTGCGCGAGCGCCGCGATAGGTCATGTGGTGCAGCAACGCCAGGCCCCGCTCAAGCTGAGGCTGTACCGCCGAGGTGCAGGACGTGGGCCACTGCACGGTTCCAGCTTTTCGCCGAAGGGATCTTTGCCGGTTTCCGCCCCGGCGGGCAGGGGTTGGAGCAAGCCGCCGCAGAGCAGGGCGGCGAGACAGCTCAGCGACAATCGATTCATCTCGGTTCTCCACAGCGTCAGTTCTGCCCCTTTCTGTAGCTATGGCTGCATGTATGGGGCAACGCCTCCAAGGAGCGAAGGACTCCGCTCTGCCAACCAACGTGGTGAGAAAGCACATCTAGGCCGCTGCCACTGGTTCCGGGCAGCAGCGGCCTCGGCGAGCCCTGCAGCACTATCTCAACTGTGTGTGAACTCCCGCAGGGCTCCAGTTGAAGGATCCCGTGATCACGGTGCGCTGATCGAGAACGGCGACTTTGTGGTGCATCTTGTCGCCGGCAGCCAGGCGCGGTGTGCCCACCCCTTCGAGTGCCTGCTTCAGGGGAGCATTGTTCGCCTCGATGCCGCAACGGTGATCCGGCAGGGCCAACCCCAGCAGATCGAGCACTTCGCTGAACGATCGGGTGGCAAAGCCTGGATCGGCCAGCAGGCGGATGGCCACACCCTGCGCCTGCAACTGCCCCAGGGCCGTGGCCAGCCGCTGCTCGGAAAACACGAACAGCGCCAGATCAGCGCGCTGCCGCGTGTTCAGCAGCAGGGTCTCCAGCAGCTGCAGGCCGTGGTTGGGATCGCGGCGGCGATGGGGGGCGAACAGCACGCTCACCGTGGTCCCGCCCACCTGCACCGTCCGGAGGCCACCACTCTCCTTGGCGATGCCGAAGCGGCTGTCCGCCTGGCCGCCGGGGCCGTCGCCCCAGAGGCGACGGAACTCGTCGCTGAACAGGCTGGCCAGCTCCTCGCTCTCGATCCGGAGCAGGTGGTTCACATTGCCGCGGGTCTGGGGGGCACCCGGATCGCCGTGAATGCCGGAGGCCGTGAAGTTGGCGGAGCCCGTGACCACCACCTGCCCATCGATGACCAGGAACTTGTGGTGCATCAGGCCGCTGCCGGCGCTGCCATCGGCGGTGTCATCGAGCATGGGCACGCCGCCCCTGCGCAGGATGGCCACCGCATCCCCCCAGCCCAGGGCCTGCAGCTGGGTCTGCCGCTGCCGCTGGTGCGGGGTCAGATCGGCGGCATGCTGCTCCGACCAAGGAGCGCTGTAGTTGTTCTCCAGTACCACCTGAACCCGCACGCCCTTGCGCCGCTGCTCCACCAGGGCCTCCGCCAGGCGGGGGAGCGATAGCTCCTGCACCGCCACCAGGATGCTTCGTCTGGCCTGACGCACGTTCTCCAGCAGGAAGGCCTCCAGGTCGTCGCCGGCGCGCCACTGGCCCGTGATGGGACTGCGGTAACGGGCGCCGAGCCGGTGGTTGAAGACCACGCGGAACCCCTCCGGCAGGGGAGGGCGCTGTGGCGGCTGCCCGCCGAGCCGCGCCACGGCACTGCACCCGGCGAGCACGGGGACGATGAGGCACAAGGCGGCCAGAGCCCGATGGCATCGCCTCACCCAGGGGACTGCGCCAGGCGCGGTGCCCGCAGGCGGGTCGGTTGGCATGGAGGGACAACGCTGCTGAGCGCAGTGTTGCCCCGCGTCAGGTGAGCCGGCCCGCCGTCAGTGGTGGCCGGGCATCTCGGCGGTGCGGAGCATCAACACGAACCAGAGCGTGCCCACCACCACGGCGCTCAGCACAGCGGCGGGAAGACCCACCCAGCGCAGCACCAGCGGAACGATCAGGGGGAAGGCGAGCGCCCCGGCGATCGGGGTGATGGCGACGACGAGGCGCATGGGCACGGCAGAACGACTCAGAACCACTCAGCCACCGCCTGATCGGCGGGATTGCTGTTGTCTTCCGGGGTGTTGCGGCTGAACTCGAGGGTGATGTTGCGCTTCTGCACCCCGTCGGCGGCCACCGCTTCGATCGGATAGATCTGGCGTCCGTCGCGGAAGGGCACCTGCACCCGGAAGGTGCCATCGGCGGAGAGGGGCACATCCTCGCCTCCGATGCTGAGCTTGGCGGAAGGATCGGTGGCGCCGTACACGATCAGCTCGGCATCGGCCACCAGCCAGAAGGAGCGCTGCCGGGGTGCCACCCCACCGATGCCGGAGTCACTGCGCCCGCTGGCCCAGATCCCCAGACCGGAGGCATTCAGTTCGGAGGAGTCCAGCCCGCTGCTGTCGAGTTCATGGAAGGCTTCCGAACCCCGGCTGATGCGCCGCCATTGGGACGTGGCGGTCTGGTAGAGGCGCTCGTGCAGGCCGGTGTCGGCCGGAGCAGCCGCCGGTGTGGGAGCCGCCACGGCGGCGGGGGCGTTCGCCTCCAGGGTGAAGGGCACGAACTGGTCGAGAATCTGGTCGCTGGGGTGGAGGGCAGGCACCCGGGCCACCGAGGAGAAGGCCAGGGAGATCCAGCCTCCCCCGGATCCCTTGCGGTAACCGAGCTCCACGCGGTAATCGCGATCGCTCAGGGGAACCGGCAGGTACCACTCGGTGGCGTGGCTGTCGACGACCACCTCCTGGAGCGTGTGGGGATGGGCCGACCCACCGGAGAGCCCCGTCACGTCCGCCACGCGCAGGCAGAGCTGGCTGGCACCGGCGGCGAAGGCGGCGGCGCGATCCTCCTCCGAAATGTCCCAGAACACATACGCCCACTGGGGATCGCGGGGCAGGAACACCACGCTGGTTTCGGCCGTGGGGCGGGGAGCCGGAGGCATGGAGGCCTCGATGCTCTTGAGGGGAGGCGGCTCGTCCAGCGGCACTTCGGCTGAGGCAGGAGCGCTGCTGATCTCCTCGCCGGGCTCGTCCTTGCGGGCGCTGATCTCGGCCACAAGCTCATCTTTTGACTTGCGGCTGTAGAGGGTCACGCCCAGATCGCTGGCGATCTGGCGCAGCTGCCTCAGAGTCATGCGGGCCAACGAGGACAGGGCTTGGCTCACTGCGAAAGATTTCGTTTGGGATCAGTGTGATCCACTTTTGCCGTTTACGGCGGCCCCGCCCTGGCAGGGTCAGCATCCACTGACTCGGACACGGCCCTGGACTCACGGGCGGCTGGCCTGCGGACCCATGAAAAAGGCGGCCCTGGAGCCGCCTTGGGAGGATTGCAGGAAGGGCCGGCACTCAGCGGCCGATGCTGCGGTAAGGGACCTTCGCCAGGTAGTTGATGTCGGCGGTGGCCGCCGCGCTGCTGGCTCGCATCGCCGGCAGGCTGCGCACCCAGGGAAGGTAGTCCTCGGGGAAGCCTCCGCGGCGCTGGCGGGCGCGCTCCGGGTAGGCCCTGGCGGTGCCGGTGTACACCACCTGAGGGAACCCCAGGATGCTGCGGTAGTAGGCGTCGTAGCGCGGGGTGGTGATGTTGAAGGGCGTCTCGCCCAGGTCACGGCTGCCCACCACGCGGTTGCGGTGGTAAGGCACGGTGTCGTAGCCGAAGGCGTCCAGGTACTCCTGGGAGTTGAGGATGTCGTCCACCATCCCCTTGACGCCGCGGGTCATGAGCACGGCAGACCAGGCGATCTCCTCGGACTTGCCGTGGGTGGGGCGGCCCAGCAGTTTCTCCACCAGATGGCGGGCCACCCGGTAGTTGCTGTTGAGGTTGTAGAAGCTGCGGTTGAAGGTGTCGGACAGGCAGAGGGAGCGGATGAAATCCCGCACGGTGATCTGCCCGTCGCGCAGCTGGGACTCCAGCGTGCGGTCGCGGTCGACCTTGAAGGCGTGGAAGAAGATCTGGCGGTAGGCCGCTTCGATCACGAAATTCTGATCTTCGCGATCCATGGCCTTGTCCATGGAGACGGCCTTGGGATCCTCATCCGAACCCACCCGCAGAGCGTTCACGCGCGAGTTCTGGGTGGTGGGCGCGTACTTCAGGAGGGGCAGGGCCACGCGAATTCAGCATCCGTCGCCAGGGATCGTAGAAGTGCCGCCGCTGGGGAACCGGCGTGGCTCAGGCAGGGCTCACAGTCCGTAACGTTCGGCACAGTCGCTGAACTGGGCCGCCTGTTGGTCTGAGCCCCCCGTGACCCTCACCATCCCAGCGGCGACAGGGGAGCGGCCGTCGCCGGGGCTGACGGGGCTGCAGCCGACGCCACCTCGCTCGCCAGGATCCGGGTCTCCACGCAGAACGAGGCGGTGTTCGACAGCCCTTCCACGGTGCTGGTGCGCAGCCGCACGTTGGGGCCGGCGAAGCTGAACCGCTCCAGGCTGTTCATCGTTTCGTAGCTGGTGGTGAGCAGCAGGCCGTCCCGCTCATCCATGGCGAAGTGGCCCGCCACTGGCGCGGTTTCCGCGTAGCCCCGGTCGCGCAGCAGCAGACCGGTGCGGCCGCTGGCGTCGGTGGGGATCAGGCCGAACAAGCTGTCGCCTTCGTGGGCCTCGCCCGCCTTGTCCCAGGCCATCGAGGCATTCCAGGTGACCCGGCATCCCCCCACCAGAGCGGCAGGATCCTGGCCGTGCAGCGTGGCGATGGCGATCAGGCGGGGATCGTCGGCGGCCAGCTCCACCACCTCGATCCAGGATCCCCCCGCCTCGGCGCGGCGGTGCAGCAGGTGGTGGCTGCTGCGCTGGGAGCGCCAGCGGCCGCAGCTCAGCCGGAAGAAGCTGATGGCATCGGCGATGGCATCCGTCACGGTCGGTGGGCAGCGGTGGCCACGATGATCGCAAGGCGGTGGGCAGGGCGCGGTGGCACTCGGTGTGGCGGCAGCCCTGGCGGCGGCCCTCTGCTGGACCCTCGCCAGCCTGCTCTGGCGGCGCCTGCCCACCTCCCTGGGGGCCGGCCAGCTGAACCTGCTCAAGAACCTGCTGGCCCTGGCGATGCTGGCTCCCGTGCTGCTCCTGGGCAGTCGAGGCGGCGGTGGGCCGGCGGGCGGGACAGCCCATCCCACCGTGCTGCTCTGCCTGAGTGGCGTTCTGGGCATCGCCCTGGGAGACAGCCTCTTCTTCGCCGCCCTGCGCCGGCTCGGCACCAGGCGCACGCTCACCTTCGAGGCGGGAGGCCCTGGCCTCACCGGCGCGGCCGCCGGACTGGTGCTGGGGGAAACACCGGCCCCCGGCCAGTGGCTCGGCATCGCCCTGATCAGCCTCGCCCTGCTGCTGGTGGCCCGCCAGAGCGAGGAACCGCCGCCGGGATCGCTGGCGGCCCAGCAGGGCGCCGGATTGCTGCTTGCCCTGGGCGCGCTGCTGGGGGGCAGCGGGGGGGCGCTGCTGGCCCGGGCGGCGCTGCAGGGCGGCATGGTGGCGCCCATGGCGGCGGCCGCGATCCGTCTGGCGGCCGCCAGCCTGGTGATGCTGCCGCTGCTGCCGGGGCTGCTGCAGCGCCTGCGCCGGCCCCAGCTCGGGCCCTGGCCATCCCGCCGCCGCTGGCCGCTGGTGCTGGTCGCCACCCTGCTGGGCACCACGGCCGGCATCGCCCTGCAGCAGCTGGCCCTCAGCCGGCTGCCAGCCGGTCTGGCCGTGGCTCTGCTGGCCACCGCGCCGGTGATGGCTGTTGTGCTGGCACCGCTGGAGGGCGACCGTCCCCGTGTGGGCGGCTGGCTGGCCGCGATCAGTGCCCTGGCGGGGGTTGTGCTGGTGGTGCGTTGAGCCTGGCGTCAGCCTGGCCGCGGGCCCACTGGGTGAGCTGCTCCAGTTCCAGGCCCAGCGCCGTGGTGCCGAGCTCGGCGGCGATGGCCTCCAGCTGCCCGGCGGCGGCCTGGAGCTGGAGCAGGAACCTCTCCTGGAAGCCGGGATCGTCCTGCAGAGCGGGCACCTGGGCGGCCCAGGCCTCCAGCCGCCCAGTTTCGGGCGCCGGACCCTGGCGCCGGCCGGCGATGCCCTGCAGCGTGCGCAGGCTGTGGGCCAACAGCCGCAGATGGTGGCGTTCCACCGCAGGCAGCAAGGTGCTCTCCAGCTCGGCCAGTTCGGCCATGGTCAGCGGGCCGGCGTCGGGATCCATGGCGAGGGGCTGGAGCGAGGGGCTGGCGGGCGAGGGGCCGGCGGGCGAGGGGCCGGCGGGGAAGCACTCAGCCGGGCTGGTGGGGTTGCAGGCGGAATCCGCAGGAATGGCCTTCCTCGAGCCGCCACTGCACCCGGTCCACGCGGCAGTCCGGGAAGGTTTCACGAATCAGCCGCAGCTCCTGGTCGCAGACGCAGGGGAACTGCTCGGCGATGCGCATCACGGAGCAGTGGAACTCCTGAATCACCCACGACTCGCCGTCGGGGTGGGGGGAGCACTCGGCCACGTACCCCTCGCGCCGGCGCAGATCCACCAGCCGCTCCAGCCGTTCCTGGAGGCAACCCTCGCCCACCTGGCTTCGGTAGATCCGCGCCTGCTCGCTGCCTTGCTGGGCCAGGAGCTGGCGCAGGGTTTCGGCGGGCAGGGTCTGCACCATCGACTGCAGCAGACCCACGGCGAAGGCCTCGCTGCCGTCCGGGAACTGATCCTGCCCGCGGGCCGTGAGCTGCCAGTGGTTGGTCGGACGGCCCGGCCCCTCGGAGGCGGCACTGGACGCCACCAGTCCTTCGTCTTCAAGGGCGCGCAGATGGCGCCGCATCACCTGAACGGACACGCCGAGGCTTTTGGCGAGGGTGGCGGCCGTGGCGTGGCCGAGGCGCAGCAGCAGCGCCAGGGCGGCGTCTCGGGTGGAGCCGGGTGCCAGGGGATGGACCGCCGCCGCCGATGCCTCGCCGGCTGCAGGCGCCGCCGCGTCAGAGGGACCAGCTGTGGTGTGGGGGGCGGTGATTGGACGCATGACCGACACCAGGCCCCCACACGATGCCACGTTCCTGCAGTGCTTGGGGGTCGGCGCTTGGGGGTCGGTGCCTGGCGGGCAAGGCGGCAGGCGCACCAGAACGGCACAATGGGCACTCACCCAAGTGCCGGAGGCGTGCCCTAGGCTCCGGATAAGGAAACCTCAGCGTTTCGTAATTCCGAGTGCTCGTCCGCTCCCGTGGATGGTCCAGCCTGGAACCTCCGCGGATCTCCTCAACACGCCGTTCCGTCCCGTTTCCCTCCACCCATGTCCGACACCCCTGCGAGCAACCCCGCACCCAGTTCCGACAGCCTGGAGGTGATCCGCAAGTTCGCCGAGACCTACGCCCAGCGCACGGGAACCTATTTCTGCAGCGATCCCGGGGTGACCGCGGTGGTGCTCGAGGGCCTGGCCCGTCACAAGGATGAGCTCGGCGGCGCCCTGTGCCCCTGCCGCCACTACGAGGACAAGGAAGCCGAGGTGGCGCAGGCGTTCTGGAACTGCCCCTGTGTGCCGATGCGCGAGCGCAAGGAGTGCCACTGCATGCTCTTCCTCACCGAGGACAACCCTTTCCGGGGTGAGAAGCAGAGCATCACGCTCGACGAAGTCAAATCCCTCACCGCCGGCTGATCCCGCCTTTTCACCATGTCCACTGCCACCGTCGGAGATCTGGTTTCGCAGCCGTACAAGTACGGCTTTGTCACCGACATCGAAACCGACAAGATTGCCAAGGGCCTCAGTGAGGACGTGGTGCGGCTCATCTCCGCCAAGAAGAATGAGCCCGAGTTTCTGCTCGATTTCAGGCTGAGAGCCTTCCGGCACTGGCTCACGATGGTGGAGCCGGACTGGGCCGCCTTGGGCTACCCCAGGATCGACTACCAGGACATCATCTATTACGCCGCGCCCAGGCAGCAGGACAAGAAGTCCAGCCTGGATGAGGTGGATCCCAAGCTGCTCGAAACCTTTGACAAGCTGGGGATACCTCTGAGCGAGCAGAAGCGGCTGTCCAACGTGGCCGTGGATGCGGTGTTCGACAGTGTGTCGATTGCCACCACCTTCAAGGAGCAGCTGGCCGAGCACGGCGTGATCTTCTGCTCCATCAGTGAGGCCGTCAAGGACCATCCCGACCTGATCGAGGCCTACCTCGGAACCGTGGTGCCGACCAACGACAACTTCTTCGCGGCGCTGAATTCCGCGGTGTTCAGCGACGGCTCCTTCGTGTTCATCCCCAAGGGCGTTGAATGCCCGATGGAGCTCTCCACCTACTTCCGCATCAACTCCGGTGACACGGGCCAGTTTGAGCGCACGTTGATCGTGGCCGAGGAGGGGGCTTCGGTGAGCTACCTCGAGGGCTGCACCGCCCCCATGTTCGACACCAACCAGCTGCACGCCGCGGTGGTGGAGCTCGTGGCTCTTGACGATGCCTCCATCAAGTACTCCACCGTGCAGAACTGGTATGCCGGCGACGAGAACGGAGTCGGCGGCATCTACAACTTCGTGACCAAACGCGGTCAATGCCGCGGTGATCGCAGCAAGATCAGCTGGACCCAGGTGGAAACGGGCTCCGCCATCACCTGGAAGTATCCGAGTTGTGTGCTTCAGGGTGCCGATTCGGTCGGTGAGTTCTATTCCGTGGCCCTCACCAACAACCATCAGCAGGCCGACACCGGCACCAAGATGATCCATGTGGGCCCGCGCACCCGCTCCACCATCGTGAGCAAGGGGATCAGTGCCGGCCATTCCTCCAACAGCTACCGCGGTCTGGTGCAGATCGGTCCCAAGGCGGTGGGTGCCCGCAACTACAGCCAGTGCGATTCGATGCTGATCGGCGATCAGGCCGCGGCCAACACCTACCCCTACATCCGTTCCCAGCAGCCCGATGCTGCCGTGGAGCATGAGGCCAGCACCTGCCGCATCTCCGAAGACCAGCTCTTCTACCTCCAGAGCCGTGGCATCGGTTTCGAAGAGGCCGTTTCGATGATGGTGAGCGGATTCTGCCGCGATGTGTTCAACCAGCTGCCGATGGAATTCGCCGCCGAAGCCGACAAGCTGCTGGCCCTGAAGCTCGAGGGATCCGTGGGCTGATTTCCCACCCCTGCTGCCCATTTCCGTTCCGTTCGCCCTCCTTACCCCCTCGTTCCGTGATCCGTCCCGACGCCCCGGTTCTGCTTGAGATCCAAGACCTGCATGCCTCGGTGGAGGATCAGCCCATTCTCAAGGGCGTGAACCTCACCATCCGAGCCGGTGAGATCCACGCCGTGATGGGCCGTAACGGCAGCGGCAAGAGCACCCTGTCCAAGGTGCTGGCGGGCCATCCCGCCTACACCGTGACGGGCGGATCGGTGCAGTACCGCGGCGAGAACCTGCTGGACCTGGACCCGGAGCAGCGGGCCAGGGTCGGCCTCTTCCTGGGTTTCCAATATCCCGTGGAGATCCCCGGCGTCAGCAACCTCGAGTTTCTGCGGGTCTCCACCAATGCCCGCCGCGCTGAGCGCGGCGAAGAGGAGCTCGACACGTTCGCCTTCGAGGATCTGGTGAAGGAGCGCCTCAAGGTGGTGCAGATGGATCCCGCCTTCCTCGAGCGCAGCGTGAACGAAGGCTTCAGCGGCGGCGAGAAGAAGCGCAACGAGATCCTGCAGATGGCGCTGCTGGAGCCGGTGGTGGCCATCCTCGATGAAACCGATTCGGGGCTGGACATCGACGCCCTGCGCATCGTGGCCGGCGGAGTGAACCATCTGGCCAGCCCCGACAACGCCACGCTGCTGATCACCCACTACCAGCGTCTGCTCGGTCTGATCACCCCCGACCATGTGCACGTGATGGCCGCCGGCCGGATCCTGCGTAGCGGCGGCAAGGAACTGGCCCTGGAACTGGAGCGCACCGGCTACGACTGGGTGGACCAGGAGATCGCACGGCTCGATGGCTCGGCCGAGCGCCAGCCCGTGGAGGTGGGCTGATGGTGTCGACGCCCGTGGCCCCGCTGGACTCCCCCACCACCGCCGACTGGCTCGCGGACTTGGCGGGGGCGCCCCTGCCGAGCCGTCGCCAGGAGGACTGGCGCTTCACCGATCTGAGGACGCTGCGCAGCCTGCAGCCCCGCCTGGGCGATGCTGCCGCTGCTCCCTGGACCGCTCCCGAGCTGCCGCAGGGGGTTGCCCTGCTGCCGCCCGAGGACGTGGTGAACCAGCTGGATGGCTGCCTGGCGGCCACCGGCTGCCTGGACCACTGGCCGGTCCGCCTCAACCGCGGCGCCCGCCCCTCGGTGCTGGCGCTCCGGGTCTCTGGCGATGCGGCTCCTCTCGAGCTCCCCTGGAATGCCGGCTCCGGCGCCGGTCTGCAGGCGCGGCGCCTGCTGCTGGTGCTGGAGGCGGGGGCCAGCTTGGACCTGCTCCAGGTGATCCGCGGCTCCGGCCCGCAGGCGCTCAGCCTGGTGGTGGAAGTGGAGATGGGCTCCGGCAGCCGGCTCACCCTGGGCACCCTGGCCCCCGGCGGTGACGGCCAGGCCAGCCTGCTCACCCATGTCGCGGTGCGCCAGGCCAGCGGCAGCAGCCTCAGCCTGGTGACGGCCACGGCGGGTTGGGCCCTGCTGCGCCAGGAGCCCCGCATCGTGCAGGCCGACGGAGAGGCCAGC
This sequence is a window from Cyanobium sp. PCC 7001. Protein-coding genes within it:
- a CDS encoding phospholipase D-like domain-containing protein yields the protein MLAGCSAVARLGGQPPQRPPLPEGFRVVFNHRLGARYRSPITGQWRAGDDLEAFLLENVRQARRSILVAVQELSLPRLAEALVEQRRKGVRVQVVLENNYSAPWSEQHAADLTPHQRQRQTQLQALGWGDAVAILRRGGVPMLDDTADGSAGSGLMHHKFLVIDGQVVVTGSANFTASGIHGDPGAPQTRGNVNHLLRIESEELASLFSDEFRRLWGDGPGGQADSRFGIAKESGGLRTVQVGGTTVSVLFAPHRRRDPNHGLQLLETLLLNTRQRADLALFVFSEQRLATALGQLQAQGVAIRLLADPGFATRSFSEVLDLLGLALPDHRCGIEANNAPLKQALEGVGTPRLAAGDKMHHKVAVLDQRTVITGSFNWSPAGVHTQLR
- a CDS encoding DUF4912 domain-containing protein translates to MTLRQLRQIASDLGVTLYSRKSKDELVAEISARKDEPGEEISSAPASAEVPLDEPPPLKSIEASMPPAPRPTAETSVVFLPRDPQWAYVFWDISEEDRAAAFAAGASQLCLRVADVTGLSGGSAHPHTLQEVVVDSHATEWYLPVPLSDRDYRVELGYRKGSGGGWISLAFSSVARVPALHPSDQILDQFVPFTLEANAPAAVAAPTPAAAPADTGLHERLYQTATSQWRRISRGSEAFHELDSSGLDSSELNASGLGIWASGRSDSGIGGVAPRQRSFWLVADAELIVYGATDPSAKLSIGGEDVPLSADGTFRVQVPFRDGRQIYPIEAVAADGVQKRNITLEFSRNTPEDNSNPADQAVAEWF
- a CDS encoding phycobilisome rod-core linker polypeptide, with translation MALPLLKYAPTTQNSRVNALRVGSDEDPKAVSMDKAMDREDQNFVIEAAYRQIFFHAFKVDRDRTLESQLRDGQITVRDFIRSLCLSDTFNRSFYNLNSNYRVARHLVEKLLGRPTHGKSEEIAWSAVLMTRGVKGMVDDILNSQEYLDAFGYDTVPYHRNRVVGSRDLGETPFNITTPRYDAYYRSILGFPQVVYTGTARAYPERARQRRGGFPEDYLPWVRSLPAMRASSAAATADINYLAKVPYRSIGR
- a CDS encoding phycobiliprotein lyase, with product MTDAIADAISFFRLSCGRWRSQRSSHHLLHRRAEAGGSWIEVVELAADDPRLIAIATLHGQDPAALVGGCRVTWNASMAWDKAGEAHEGDSLFGLIPTDASGRTGLLLRDRGYAETAPVAGHFAMDERDGLLLTTSYETMNSLERFSFAGPNVRLRTSTVEGLSNTASFCVETRILASEVASAAAPSAPATAAPLSPLGW
- a CDS encoding DMT family transporter — encoded protein: MALGVAAALAAALCWTLASLLWRRLPTSLGAGQLNLLKNLLALAMLAPVLLLGSRGGGGPAGGTAHPTVLLCLSGVLGIALGDSLFFAALRRLGTRRTLTFEAGGPGLTGAAAGLVLGETPAPGQWLGIALISLALLLVARQSEEPPPGSLAAQQGAGLLLALGALLGGSGGALLARAALQGGMVAPMAAAAIRLAAASLVMLPLLPGLLQRLRRPQLGPWPSRRRWPLVLVATLLGTTAGIALQQLALSRLPAGLAVALLATAPVMAVVLAPLEGDRPRVGGWLAAISALAGVVLVVR
- the sufR gene encoding iron-sulfur cluster biosynthesis transcriptional regulator SufR, with product MRPITAPHTTAGPSDAAAPAAGEASAAAVHPLAPGSTRDAALALLLRLGHATAATLAKSLGVSVQVMRRHLRALEDEGLVASSAASEGPGRPTNHWQLTARGQDQFPDGSEAFAVGLLQSMVQTLPAETLRQLLAQQGSEQARIYRSQVGEGCLQERLERLVDLRRREGYVAECSPHPDGESWVIQEFHCSVMRIAEQFPCVCDQELRLIRETFPDCRVDRVQWRLEEGHSCGFRLQPHQPG
- a CDS encoding ferredoxin-thioredoxin reductase catalytic domain-containing protein, whose product is MSDTPASNPAPSSDSLEVIRKFAETYAQRTGTYFCSDPGVTAVVLEGLARHKDELGGALCPCRHYEDKEAEVAQAFWNCPCVPMRERKECHCMLFLTEDNPFRGEKQSITLDEVKSLTAG
- the sufB gene encoding Fe-S cluster assembly protein SufB, which codes for MSTATVGDLVSQPYKYGFVTDIETDKIAKGLSEDVVRLISAKKNEPEFLLDFRLRAFRHWLTMVEPDWAALGYPRIDYQDIIYYAAPRQQDKKSSLDEVDPKLLETFDKLGIPLSEQKRLSNVAVDAVFDSVSIATTFKEQLAEHGVIFCSISEAVKDHPDLIEAYLGTVVPTNDNFFAALNSAVFSDGSFVFIPKGVECPMELSTYFRINSGDTGQFERTLIVAEEGASVSYLEGCTAPMFDTNQLHAAVVELVALDDASIKYSTVQNWYAGDENGVGGIYNFVTKRGQCRGDRSKISWTQVETGSAITWKYPSCVLQGADSVGEFYSVALTNNHQQADTGTKMIHVGPRTRSTIVSKGISAGHSSNSYRGLVQIGPKAVGARNYSQCDSMLIGDQAAANTYPYIRSQQPDAAVEHEASTCRISEDQLFYLQSRGIGFEEAVSMMVSGFCRDVFNQLPMEFAAEADKLLALKLEGSVG
- the sufC gene encoding Fe-S cluster assembly ATPase SufC, whose protein sequence is MIRPDAPVLLEIQDLHASVEDQPILKGVNLTIRAGEIHAVMGRNGSGKSTLSKVLAGHPAYTVTGGSVQYRGENLLDLDPEQRARVGLFLGFQYPVEIPGVSNLEFLRVSTNARRAERGEEELDTFAFEDLVKERLKVVQMDPAFLERSVNEGFSGGEKKRNEILQMALLEPVVAILDETDSGLDIDALRIVAGGVNHLASPDNATLLITHYQRLLGLITPDHVHVMAAGRILRSGGKELALELERTGYDWVDQEIARLDGSAERQPVEVG
- the sufD gene encoding Fe-S cluster assembly protein SufD, coding for MVSTPVAPLDSPTTADWLADLAGAPLPSRRQEDWRFTDLRTLRSLQPRLGDAAAAPWTAPELPQGVALLPPEDVVNQLDGCLAATGCLDHWPVRLNRGARPSVLALRVSGDAAPLELPWNAGSGAGLQARRLLLVLEAGASLDLLQVIRGSGPQALSLVVEVEMGSGSRLTLGTLAPGGDGQASLLTHVAVRQASGSSLSLVTATAGWALLRQEPRIVQADGEASTTLRGLQLVKGDQIADTHSQVRFDGPAGRLDQLHKAVADERGHSIFNGAVQVPRAAQQTNASQLSRNLLLSDRARVDTKPELEIVADDVKCAHGATVTRLQREQLFYLQSRGIAAAQAAALLQRGFCEEVLRDLPAAAHAHQPLQALLGAA